The following is a genomic window from Hydrogenobaculum sp. Y04AAS1.
CAAAAGAGTTGTATCAAAAACTAAGAGAACACATAAACAGTATAGACAATCAGCTTAACAAAGCGGCAGAATCAGAAGCCAGTCACCTTATAGGCTTAAGAAGCAAAATAATTCAATTAAAATCTGATATATCAAACATCCAAACAGAGTTATCTGAAATAAAAGAAGCAAAAAGACGCATAGAAGCCGAGTTAGAAAGAGCAAGAAGATATGATCCTTGGAGTGCAAGACAGTTAGAGTTAGAGCTAAGACAGTTAAACGCTGAAGAAGAACACTTAAAAAAGGAACTTTCAAGGGTAGAACAAAACCTATCAACGGTTTTTGATAAGAGCGCTGTAATAGATTTCTTAGAAAATAAAATATCAATAGATGCTTTGGTAAAAACCGCTCTAAAGGAAAGCCACTACAAAGACCAACTTAAAGACATAGGAATATCTTTCGATAGATATCAAGACAAGGTATTAAAAAGATTTATTGGAAAAACCCCAGAGTTTGGATATGCTAAAAACCTTGAAAAGGTATTTGAAATAGCCCAAGAAAAAGCCGTAAGAGATGGTGTAGCGGAAGTATCACCGGCTCACCTTGTTTCAGCGCTTTTGGAAGCAAAAGATTTTATAGCAGCAAAACTTTTAGATCAAATTATAGGAGGTAAAAGCATGGACACAGAAAAAGAAATTCAAGAAGAAGAGAAGTCTATACTAGAACGCTATGGTGTAGACCTTACCCAAAAGGCAAGGGACGGAAAATTAGATCCAGTTATAGGGAGAGAGAAAGAAATAAACCAAACCATAGAAATATTGTTAAGACGTAGCAAAAACAATCCTGTTTTAGTAGGAGACCCTGGCGTTGGTAAAACGGCTATAGTAGAGGGTCTAGCCCAAAGGATAATAAACAAAGAAGTACCCCCAGAACTTCAAGATAAAAGCATCATAAGTATAGACATGGGTTCATTGGTAGCTGGCTCTAAGTATAGAGGAGAATTTGAAGAAAGGGTAAAAAAGCTTTTAGAAGAACTAAAAGAAAAACCAGAGGCAATACTTTTTATAGATGAAATCCACACTGTAATAGGAGCTGGAAAAGGTGAAGGATCGCTGGATGCCGGCAACATGCTAAAACCAGCGTTGGCCAGGGGTGAAATAAGACTAATAGGAGCTACCACCGTTGATGAATATAGAAAATATATAGAAAAAGACTTAGCCTTAGAAAGAAGATTTCAGCCAGTTTATGTAGACGAACCTACTATAGAAGAAGCTATAGAGATACTAAACGGCTTAAGACCAAAGCTAGAAGACTTTCACAAAGTAAAAATAGAAGATGATGCAATAGACGGTGCTGTAAAACTCACACACAGGTATGTAACTTTTAGAAAACTCCCAGATAAAGCAATAGATGCCCTAGATCAAGCTTGTGCTCGTAAAAAACTAGCATCTGTAAGCGTACCCCCAGAACTTCAAGAAATAGAAAGAAAGTTAAGAGCTTTAGAAGAGCAGATTATAAATGCAAACTTGTCTGGGGATTATGAAAAAGAAGCAGAGCTCAAGATTCAAAAGATTAACCTAGAAAAGCAAAAACAAGATATTATAAACAAGCTAGATATGGTAGATATGAAGATAAACCAGCTAAAGAAAAAGCTAGAAGAATTAGAACAACAGATTATAAAATTTGCTGAAAAAGGAGACTATGAGAAAGAGGCAGAGCTTAAGATAGAAATGGTAAACACAGAAAAAGAGATAAAAGCTTTAGAGTCCAAAAGAGCAAAAACTTTAAGTGTAACATCAGACGATATAGCCCAGGTGGTCTCAGACTGGACTGGTATACCTCTTAACAAATTAAAAGAAGAAGAAATGGAAAAGCTACTACACTTAGAAGAAGAGCTACACAAGAGAGTTATAGGACAAGATGACGCCGTGGTAGCTGTAGCAGAAGCCATAAGAAGAGCAAGAGCAGGCTTGAAAGATCCAAAACGCCCAATAGCTTCTTTCTTGTTCTTAGGGCCCACGGGTGTAGGTAAAACTGAGCTATCAAAAGCTTTGGCTGAACTTTTATTTGGAGAAGAAGACGCGCTTATAAGGCTTGACATGTCAGAATTTAAAGAAGAGCATACTGTATCAAAGCTTATAGGTGCACCTCCTGGATACGTAGGATACGAAGAAGGGGGCAAATTGACAGAAGCAGTTAGAAGAAAACCCTACAGCGTAATACTTCTAGACGAAATAGAAAAAGCCCACCCAAGAGTATTTGACTTATTCTTGCAAGTGCTTGATGACGGAAGGTTGACTGATTCTCATGGGAGAACTGTAGATTTTAGAAACACCGTTATTATTATGACTTCTAATATAGGTAGCACATATCTTCTAACGTTGCCTTTGGAAGGGGATTCTGAAGAGATAAAGAAAGAGTTTGAAAAAGCTAAAGAAAAGGTGTTAGGAGAGCTAAAGCATTTCTTTAGACCTGAGTTTCTAAATAGAATAGACGATATAATCGTATTCAAACCTCTTACCATGGAGCAACTCATACAAATAGTAGACTTGTTGTTAGAAGATCTAAACAAACGTCTAAAGGACAAAGGCATAAAATTAGAGCTCACTTTAGAAGCCAAAAAAGAGCTTGCCAGAAGAGGGTATGAGCCAGCTTTCGGTGCAAGACCTTTAAAACGTACAGTACAAAAACTGTTAGAAACACCTTTAGCCAACAAGATGATAAAAGATGAGATAAAAGAAAACTCTACTGTAAAAGTAGATATAAAAGACGGAGAGTTTGTGTTTGAAACTACCTAACAAATATTTCTGATAACGGCGGGAGAATAACCCGCCATTTTTTGCTATAATACTCCAATGAAAAAGCCAGAGATACTATCTCCAGTAGGTCATTTTGAAGGATTGATGTCCGCAATAAAAGCCGGTGCTGATGCTGTATACATGGGACTTGAAAAACTAAATCAAAGAGCTGGAAAAGGTGGTTTTTCAAAAGAAGATATAAAAGAAATTAGACTTATAACCAAAGACCATGGTATAAGGCAATATATAACGCTAAATTCTATAGTGTTTGATGAAGATTTACCTTATTTGGAAGATGTACTTGATTTTTTAAAAGAAATAGAAGTTGATGCGGTTATAGCTTGGGATTTCTCGGTAGTACTTGGAAGTATAAAAAGAGGTTTAGAAACACATATCTCCACAATGGCATCGGTATCAAACCACATATCTGGTAAATTCTATAAAGAACTTGGCGTAAAACGAATAGTCCCGGCAAAGGAGTTAGATTTAAACTCCATTAAAAGCTTAAAACAAAATACCGGATTAGAAGTAGAGGTTTTCGTACATGGATCTATGTGTATGGCTGTATCCGGTAGATGTTTTTTGAGCCATGAGGTTTTTCAAAAATCCGGAAACAGAGGAGAGTGCTATCAAGTCTGTAGACACGAGTTTGACATAAAGGTAATATCGAAAAACTCCGGCACAGAGTATTACCTTGGTAGCGACTATGTTATGTCAGCCAAAGATCTTCTTACTATAAACTTTGCGGATAAGCTTATGTGGGCAGACGCTTGGAAGATAGAAGGAAGAAACAAAAACCCAGATTATGTTTATATGACCACAAAAGCTTACAGAGAAGCCAGAGAACGTATATTAAACAACGAGTGGACCCAAAAAGGCTATCAAGACCTTATAGATATGTTAGAAAGAGTATACCATAGGGAATGGGACGGTGGTTTTTACTTTGGTGAGGCTTCCTTTGGTATAAACTCATCTATAGCAAAAGAAGAAAAGATATACGTAGGGGATGTTGTAAAATTTTATCCCAAGGCTTCTGTGGCAGAGGTAAAAGTAGTAGCACATCCTTTAAAAGTAGGCGATACCATACATATAATAGGAGAAACCACAGGCCTTGTAAGACAGAAAGTAGAATCAATGGAGATAGAAAATCAACGCATAGATCAAGCAGAAAAAGGCACAGCTATAGGTTTAAAAGTGAACGAAAAAGTAAGAGAAAAAGATAAAGTTTATATTGTAAAAGAAAAATAGTATAATATTTTTTATGAAAGAGTACGCTTTAGAAATAGCAACAAAAGCAAAAGCTGTATTACCCAAACTTTCAAGTTTAAACCCGGCTGTGAAAAATTCTATTCTTATAAGAGTATCTCAGCTTTTAAAAGAAAACAAAGAGCTAATCCAAAAAGAAAACGAAAAAGACATAGAGTTTGCAAAGTCCATAAATCTTTCAAAGGCAATGATAGATAGGCTTAAAGTGGGAGAAAAACAAATAAACGGTATGATAAAGATATTGGAGGATGTGGCAAAGCTAAAAGATCCAGTGGGCGAAATAACCTCTATGTGGACGGTAGATAACGGCCTTAAAATAGGTAGAATGAGAGTTCCCCTTGGAGTTATTTTTATAATATACGAATCAAGGCCAAACGTTACCATAGAAGCAGCTAGTTTGTGCTTTAAATCTTCCAATGCCGTTATCCTAAGAGGTGGTAAAGAAGCTATTCACACAAACAAAATACTTTCAGATCTGTTTAGACAAGCTATAAGAGAGCATGTAGAGGGTTTAGAAGATGCCGTTTGCTTTGTAGATAAAAGGGAAAGAGAGATAGTTACAGAGCTTTTACAGCTAGAGGGTTTAGTAGACGTAGCTATACCAAGAGGAGGGGAAAGTCTTATAAAGGCTGTATCAGAAACTGCCAAAATATCTGTTATAAAACATTACAAAGGTGTTTGCAGTATATATGTAGACAACGAAGCAGATCTTAAAAAAGCTTACAATATCGTATACAATGCAAAGGTACAAAGGCCATCAGTTTGCAACGCCATAGAAAACCTTGTTATACATAAAGATCTCTTACAAGATTTTTGGCCAAAAATGGCTATGGTGCTTTTAGAAAGCGATGTTGAACTAAGATGCGATGAAGATAGCTATGAAATATTGCAAAATAAGGATTTTGATTCTTTTAAAAGCAAAATAAAAAAAGCAACTGAAAAAGATTACTACGAAGAATTTTTAGATCTCATATTGGCTGTTAAAACGGTAAATTCTTTGGAAGAGGCAATGCAGTTTATAGAAAAATATGGTTCTAAGCATTCTGATGCCATTATCACCGAGAACCATACAAAAGCTATGAGGTTTTTGCAAGAAGTGGATTCGGCAGCAGTTTACGTAAACGCTTCTACAAGGTTTACAGATGGCAACGAGTTTGGCTTAGGGGCTGAGATGGGTATTTCTACAGACAAAATCCATGCAAGAGGACCGATGGCTTTAAGAGAGCTTACCATAGAAAAATTTATAATCTTTGGAAACGGGCAACTAAGAGAAAATGTAGGCATACCAAAGGAACTAAAGGAAAAGCTTCAAATAGATTAATTTAGTTTTTAGGATTTTGATGTTGTAAAACAAAAGCTTCTACGTTTTTCAAATAGCAAGCTTTGATAGAATTTGTATAATATATAAATTTTGTTAGCTTGTCTATGCTCAACGGGTTTTGCAAACATAGTTTTATAACATCCAATACATTTTTCTTATCCACCCTAAAGCCAATATCCATTTTTCCTAAGATGGCAGCTACATCTTTTATTTTATCTATATACTCTCCGTAAAGAGAATAAGAACAAAAACCAATTGGCTCCACTATATTATGCCCACCATAACCTTTTACAAAAGATCCGCCCACTATACTAACGATGGCTCTTTTATAATATTCTTTCAACTCACCAAGCGTATCCAAAACCACTACCCTTGAGTGTTTTTTTTGAGTTTTAAGATAGGCATCTATACTATTTTGTTTTAAAAACTTTAACACTTCAGAAGCTCTATCTACATGCCTTGGAGCCAAGATAACGTTGTAATCTGTAGATTTTATTATCCACTTTACGGCATCTAGTAAAATCTCTTCTTCTTTTTCGTGGGTACTTCCTATTACTATGCTATCTTTTTTTATATGCTCACACTTTACATCGATACAGAGTTTTAGATTACCACATAAAAGTATATTTTTGTTTATAGTATTTAAAAGCTCAAAACTATTTTCATCTTTTGGCAAAATTTTGTCAAAAAATCTTATCAAAAACCTTTCAAGCATATTTTTAGGAGCCCTTGCATTTAAAAGCATTTTTGGTATATCTGATTTTATTAGAAACGGCCAAAACTCTTTTTCCACAGTGATAAGACAGCAAGGTTTTGCGTTGGCTATAAATTTATTCCATATTATCGGCAAATCCAAAGGCAATGGTAGCGTAGGATAATTCAAATTTAAAAAGAAGCGTTTAGCTCTTGGAGAAAAGTATGTTATAAATACAGGAAATTTAGAGCTAATATGCTCTATTATAAACTTAACGCTGTTGAACTCACCAACGCTTGCGGTATGAAACCAAACGGCATTCCTGGGTAAGTTTACATCTTCTATTAAAAGCCTTTTCGAAAGCTCTAATGTCAATTAGCTATCTATTTCTCCAGCTATAAATTTGTTAACAAGTTCTTTAGCTTTATAGTCTGGGTATTGTATAGGTGGGTGCTTCATAGTATAAGCACTAATAGAATGAAGTGGACCGGCTATACCTCTATCTCTTGCAAGTTTTGCGCATCTTATAGCGTCTACGGCAGAGCCAGCACTATTTGGTGAGTCTTCTACATCAAGCCTTGCTTCTACATGCATGGGCACATCCCCAAAAAGCCTACCCTCCATTCTTATATAAGCAACTTTCCTATCTTTTAACCAAGGTACCCAATCAGAAGGTCCTATATGTATGTTGCCATATCCTAAATCGTAATCTATAATAGAGCTAACAGCTTTTGTTTTAGATTCTTTTTTGGTATCAAGCCTTTTCCTTTCTAACATATTTAAAAAGTCTGTATTACCACCGACGTTTAATTGATATGTTTTATCTATCTTTACACCCCTATCTTTAAAAAGTTGAACTATTGTTCTATGGAATATAGTAGCTCCAAGTTGAGATTTTATATCATCCCCTACTGCCGGTATACCTGCATCTCTAAAACGCTTGGCCCATTCGTTATCAGAAACTATAAAGGTAGGCATAGCATTTATAAAAGCAACACCAGCTTTAAGAGCACATTCAGCATAAAATCTAGCAGCTTGTTCTGAACCAACAGGCACATAGTTTATTAACACATCTGCTTTGGTTTCTTTTAACACACTTACTATTGTATCCATATCGTCTTCTTTTTCATCGGCTTTTATAAAAGTAAGATCTTCCGGATAATTTGACATGTGTTCTGCTAAACCATCTAAGACTTTGCCCATTCTAACTTTACAGCCTAGATTTGGCACATTTGGCTCAAAAATTGCAGTGCAATTTGGTTTTTCGTAAATGGCTTCCGAAACATCCTTGCCAACTTTCCTTTTGTCTATATCCCAAGCAGCTACAACCTGTATATCGTAAGGCTTGTATCCCCCAATATCATCGTACATAAGCCCGCTTACGTCTTTTAAATTATTTTTCTTGTAGTAAAATATGCCTTGTATAAGAGCACTAGCACAATTTCCCACTCCAACTACAGCAAGCTTTATCATGGTCAACCACCGCCGTATTCTGATTGTTCTATTTCCATCATGAAATCTTCCACGTAATGAGTGATTTGATCAAACAACTCTTGGTCTGGAAGATCAAAATAATAATCAAAAAGCTCTATTCTTCTCTCGTGACATTTATTATCTTCTAAGCAAAATTTTACCAAAACCAAGGGTCTTTCACAGTCGGGACAGCAATCATTCCCAGGCATACAAAGTTCCACTATCGTTTCTACCTGGTCAAAGCTGCTACTCAAAAACTCCTCTAGCCTCTTAAGCTTATCTAAGTGCTCTTTCCATTTTTTCATACCTAATATTTTAGCATACCTAATTTTGTTGTATATATCTTTTATCTGTTTCATAGTAAACTCTTTACTATCTGAATTGTCGATAACAAAATCTGCATATTTTATTTTTTCTTCTATTGGCATTTGCCTTGATAATCTTTTTTCTATCTGTTCTTCCGTATAACCTTTTTCGATAAGCCTTTTTTTTGAGATTTCCTTGTCAGCATAAACCACTATCACAATATCGTAATCTTTGTAAGTACCATTTTCTACAACAAGAGAAGCCTCTAATGCAAACATATCACAATCTAAATTTTTTATTAAATTATCTAAATATTCATAAAGGGCTTTATGCACTATCTTTTCTAAAGACAACAACTTTTGTTTATCATCAAAAACAATATCTGCAACTTTTTTTCTGTCTATATTTCCATCCTTTAATATGCCTTCTCCCAAAAGCTTTACAACATCGTGCTTTAACTTTTCATCGTTTTTGTAAAGTTCATGGATTATGGCATCCGCATCGTAAACACAAACCCCTAAGCTTTTAAATAAAGACGATATAAAAGATTTGCCCACACCAAAATTTCCAGTAATAGCTATTTTTATCACTTTTTCTTCTTTCTTATCCTTATTGCATCTGGTGTAACTTCTATAAGCTCATCTTGAGTAATCCACTCCATCGCTTGCTCAAAGTTCATTTTTTTAGGAGGGGTGAGTCTTACATACTCTTCTGCAGCAGCAGCTCTGTTGTTGGTTAGTTTTTTTTCTTTGGTTATATTTACATAAAGATCGTTATCTTTGTTGTGCTCTCCTATAACCATACCTTCGTAAACTTCTGTGCCTGGCTCTATAAAAAATATCCCTCTATCTTCAAGTCCAAGCAAAGCATAAGGAGTAGCCACACCTTTTCTATCTGCTACTATTGCCCCGTTTATACGGCTTTTAATATCACCCTGCCAAGGTTCATAGCCTTCTAAAACCGTATTTATAAGACCTTCCCCTCTTGTATCAGTTTTAAACTCAGATCTATATCCTATTAAACCTCTAGAAGGCACTATAAATTCTAACCTCACTCTACCAAAACCGTGGTTTACCATATTCACCATACGCCCTTTTCTAGAACCAAGCTTTTGAGATACTATTCCTATATGTTCTTCTGGTATGTCTAAAATAACCCTTTCTATAGGTTCTAACGTTTTACCGTTTTCTTCTAACGTTACAACATCTGGTTTTGACACTTGGAATTCATAACCTTCCCTTCTCATAGTTTCTACTAAAATAGCCATTTGAAGCTCACCTCTTCCTATAACCAAAAAAGAATCTGTAGAATCTGTATCTTTTACCTTTATAGCCACATTCATCAAAGTTTCTTTGTAAAGTCTATCTCTTAGATGCCTTGATGTAACGTATTTTCCAGATCTTCCCGCAAAAGGAGAATCGTTTACAGAAAATGTCATGAATATAGTGGGTTCTTCAACTTTTATAGAAGGTAAGGGTACAGGATTTTCCACATCTGAAATAGTTTGACCTATGTTGATATCATCAAAACCAGCTACAGCCACTATATCACCAGCAAAGACCTCTTTTGTTTCCATTCTCTTCAGACCTTCTATCGTATATATGGCTTTTACAAAACCGCTCCTAACAACACCTTCTTCTGGTGAGACTATGGATACTTGTTGATTTTGTCTTAGTGAACCGTTTTGTATACGCCCTATGGCCAATCTTCCTAAGAAATTATCGTAATCTAAAGATGCCACTAAAAGCTGTAAAACTTGATTTTCATCGTATTTTGGAGCTGGAATAGTATTTATAATGGCTTCAAACAAAGGCTCTAAAGAAGATGATTCTTCTTCTAAAGAAAGTTTAGCTATACCTTTTTTGGCTATGGCGTATAAAACTGGAAAATCAAGCTGATCTTCCGTAGCATCAAGGTCTATGAAAAGATCGTATATTTCGTTTAAAACCTCTTGCGGTCTTGCATCCTGCCTGTCTATTTTATTTATTACCACTATCGGTGTTAGCTTTGCTTCAAGAGCTTTTCTCAACACAAACCTAGTTTGAGGAAGAGGTCCTTCTGCAGCATCCACAAGCAATATAACACCATCTACCATATTTAGGATGCGCTCTACTTCACCACCAAAATCGGCGTGCCCAGGAGTGTCCACTATATTTATCTTTATATCTTTATAGTTCACAGAGGTGTTTTTTGCTAAAATCGTAATACCTCTTTCTCTCTCAAGCGCATTGCTATCTAAAATACGCTCTTGCACCTCCTCATTTTGTCTAAAAGTGCCACTTTGTTTTAGAAGTGCATCCACCAATGTGGTTTTACCATGGTCTACGTGAGCAATAATTGCTACATTCCTAATATCTTCTCTAATCTTCATCTATCATCCTTCAAGCGTTCATCGCTTTTAAAAATTCTTGATTCGTTTTAAACTTTTTGAGCTTATCAAGTAAAAACTCCATCGCTTCTACGTCATCCATAGAAGAGAAGAATTTTCTAAGAACCCAGATACGCTGCAACTCCCAATCCGATAAAAGTAGCTCTTCTTTTCTTGTGCCGGATTTGCTTATATTTATAGCTGGGAATATACGTTTCTCTGTCAGCCTTCTATCAAGGTGCACTTCCATATTACCTGTACCTTTAAACTCTTCATATATAACATCATCCATACGAGAACCAGTTTCTATTAGCGCTGTAGCTATGATGGTTAGACTTCCACCATCTTCTATATTTCTAGCGGCTCCAAAGAATTTCTTGGGTCTTTGTAAAGCTGTAGCTTCTATACCACCTGAAAGCACCCTGCCTGTTGGTGGTGTTACGGCATTGGAAGCTCTTGCAAACCTTGTCATAGAATCAAGAAGTATTACCACGTCGTTTCCAAGCTCCACAAGTCTTTTGGCTTTTTCTATAACAAGCTCAGCCACCTGCATATGTCTTTCTGGTGGCTCGTCAAAGGTAGAGGCTATAACCTCTGGTTCATGATCGGCATTGTCTGCATTTGACATCACTATACGCCTCATCTCAGTAACTTCTTCCGGTCTTTCATCTATCAGTAAAATAATTAAGTATACTTCTGGGTGGTTGGTAAGAATAGCCTTTGACAAACGTTGAAGAATAACGGTTTTACCAGCTTTTGGCGGTGCTACAATAAGCCCTCTTTGACCTTTACCTATAGGACTAACCAAACTAAGCACCCTTGTGGCATAGTCTGATGGATTGTATTCTATATTAAGGCGCTCCGTAGGATGGTACGGCACCAACTTATCAAAAGACGATCTACTTCTTAGCTCCAAAGAACCTATAGGCAATCCGTTTACAGACTCTATCTTTATAAGAGCGTAATATTTTTCATTGTCTTTTGGTGGTCTTGAAAAGCCTATTATAGTATCACCAGTCCTTAAATATAGTTTTTTTATCTGAGACGGAGATACATATATATCATCTGGGTTTGGCATGTAGTTATTGTTTGAGCTTCTTAAAAATCCATATCCATCTTGCAAAACTTCTAGTACTCCTCTTACAAACCTTAAACCCTTTGTTTTACCGTAAGCTTCAAGAATATTCTCTATGAGCTCTTCTTTTCTTATACCGGTGATCCTTTTCAAATCAAACTCTTTACCGAGTTTTTGTAACTCGGATATTGTCATTTTTTTAAGTTCCTCTAGCGATAGCTCTTTGTTAGTTTCTTTGGTTGTAATGTCTTGTTCCATAATCAATCCCACCTAATTAAACGCTGGTATTTTTATAGCGGGTTTATGGCCATCCAGCTCCCGCTTATGGCCTATTGAAATATCATTTTCCAATACAAAATGTAGAAAATATCTCATCCAAAACGTCTTCATCTTTAATAAGTCCAAGAATTTCCTCAAGATAATCTAGAGCCTCCCTTATATAAAGCATCATAACTTCTGTTTTATTTTGCAAAACAGCTTCTTTCAATGACTCTAAAGCTTTAGCTACCAAAAACTTATTCCTTTTTGAAACATAAATACCATCATCGGCTAAATCCAACATATGTAAAACTTTATTTTTCAAGTATTCAACATTTTCTTGGTTTCTTATAGAAATAATTATAGCATTATTTTTGAAAAAATCAAGAGTTTTGCTATTTATCCCCAAATCACTTTTATTTAAAGCAACCAGAGTATTTAGGTTTTTAACAATATCATAAATAAAGTAATCTTCTTCTTCAAGATCTTTAGAACCATCCACCACAAACAGCACAACATGAGCTTCTTTCATATGTTCAATCGCTATGTTTATACCTTCTCTTTCTATTGGATTGTCAGTTTTCCTAATACCAGCTGTATCAACAAGTTTGACAGGGAAACCATTTATTTCAAGCCTATCCTCTATATAATCTCTCGTAGTCCCAGGTATATCAGACACTATAGCCCTTCTTTTTTGTAAAAGCGTATTAAACAATGAAGACTTACCAACGTTTGGTTTACCTACTATAGCTACTTTTATACCATCGTATAAATAAGATTGTTCTTTTAGCTTTTTATGAAACTCTTCCAACCTACAAATTAGATCATTGATTTCTTTTTTTATCTCATTTACATCAAGGGGTTGTATATCCTCATAACCAAACTCTATATCTGCTTCTATGTTAGCAATGATCCTTATAAACTCTTTTCTTAGTCCTTCAATAAAAGAAGAGAATTTACCTTTTAACATGTTTAAAGCATTTTCTAAAGCCTTTTCAGTATTGGCACTTATTAAAAGCTCAACACTTGAAGCTTCATCCAAGGTCATTTTGCCATTTAAAAATGCTCTTTTTGTAAACTCTCCAGGTGAAGCAAAGGAGCACCCGTAATCTACAAGCGTTTCTATAGCTTTTTCTATAATAATAGGATTTCCGTGAAAGAAGATTTCAAGCATATCCTCTCCGGTATAAGAACGAGGAGCCTTGTAGTATATAGCTATAACATCGTCAAGTTCTTTATTGTTTACATAAAAAGATGTACGATAGGCATACCTTGGCTTTGGATTTTCAATGTGCAAAAATCTATTAGCTATATCTATGCAGTTGAAGCCAGATAACCTCAATATAGAAATAGCCGATTTTAAAACAGGAGTTGCCGGAGCTACAATAGTATTATTCATAAAAACCTAAAGGGAGGATGACGGGGGTCGAACCCGCGACATAGGGATCCACAATCCCTCGCTCTGCCAGTTGAGCTACATCCTCCTAAAGAGAGTTTCAAAAACTGGGGTGCCTGGATTCGAACCAGGAACCCTCGGATCCAAAATCCGATGCTCTGCCAGTTGAGCTACACCCCATGAGAATATTTATTATAGCAAAATTTATTTGGAAAATCAAGGATTATCTAAAATTAAAAGAAGAACCACATTTACAGGACTGCTTTATGTTTGGGTTGTTGAATATAAAATTGTTGGTTTTCATAAGATTTTCTATATAGTCTAGTTCCGTGCCCTTTAGATAATCGTAAGAGTATTTGTCTATAGCAAGCTTAAAATCGCCGTAATCTATTACTATATCGCTGTCTTTTACAGCGTTATCAAATTCGGTATAATATTTATACCCTGCGCATCCTTCTTCTATAAGGCTTACTCTAAAAACCGGGTTTGTAAGCTGTTTTTTAGCGGCCAGTTTCTTAATGGCCTTTATAGCTCTATCTGTCAATGTAAATTCTACCATAGTTTTCATACCATTACCTCCTTCAAGGTGTTTATTCTAATATACTTATAAATTTAATTTT
Proteins encoded in this region:
- a CDS encoding iron-sulfur cluster assembly accessory protein, with product MKTMVEFTLTDRAIKAIKKLAAKKQLTNPVFRVSLIEEGCAGYKYYTEFDNAVKDSDIVIDYGDFKLAIDKYSYDYLKGTELDYIENLMKTNNFIFNNPNIKQSCKCGSSFNFR